A section of the Candidatus Thermoplasmatota archaeon genome encodes:
- a CDS encoding FprA family A-type flavoprotein, with protein MELMELESYNAREISDGVYWVGARDWNQRLFDALIPLPQGTTYNAYIVKGEQKTALVDTVRPGFEEELQARIGQVTELASLDYVIMNHAEPDHAGSIPRIMEKSESAVLVTTKKGAEMASVQYGVPAERTRVVNDGDTIPLGGKTLRFIEAPWLHWPETMFTYVEEARVLFPCDFLGLHTAHGFYDDEVEELIPFAKRYFGEIMMPFRKMGVKALEKIGGLDIKIIAPSHGPVHRNPDRILSAYRQWVSGETKEKVIVVYVSMWNSTETMIKTMVEALFSEGIEVNLFRLPDADIGDIARELVDSRGIVLGTPTVLGGMHPVALYATHLVKALRPLLLEVQRVDFFETDVFRQNRFVDFPNRGLIDPELDAIRYHCDIPNPRFPLRPKNR; from the coding sequence ATGGAGTTGATGGAATTGGAGAGCTATAACGCACGGGAGATATCCGATGGGGTCTATTGGGTGGGAGCTAGGGACTGGAACCAGAGGCTGTTCGACGCCCTGATCCCTCTCCCGCAAGGAACGACGTACAATGCCTATATCGTCAAGGGCGAACAGAAGACCGCGCTCGTGGACACTGTGAGGCCTGGGTTCGAGGAGGAGCTGCAGGCAAGAATCGGCCAAGTCACCGAGCTGGCATCACTGGACTATGTCATAATGAATCACGCAGAGCCCGACCATGCTGGTTCGATTCCACGTATCATGGAGAAGAGCGAGTCGGCTGTGCTCGTCACGACGAAGAAGGGGGCCGAGATGGCATCGGTACAGTACGGCGTCCCGGCAGAGAGAACACGGGTGGTCAACGATGGCGACACGATCCCGCTGGGCGGGAAGACCCTGAGGTTCATCGAGGCCCCGTGGCTGCACTGGCCCGAGACTATGTTCACTTACGTCGAGGAGGCCCGAGTGCTGTTCCCGTGCGATTTCCTGGGACTGCACACCGCCCACGGGTTCTATGACGACGAGGTGGAGGAGCTGATACCCTTCGCGAAGAGGTACTTCGGCGAGATAATGATGCCCTTCAGGAAGATGGGCGTGAAGGCCCTCGAGAAGATTGGCGGCCTTGACATCAAAATCATCGCCCCGAGTCACGGACCCGTCCACAGGAACCCTGACAGGATCCTCAGCGCATACCGCCAGTGGGTCTCGGGAGAGACAAAGGAGAAGGTCATCGTCGTGTACGTGAGCATGTGGAACTCGACGGAGACCATGATCAAGACGATGGTCGAGGCGCTCTTCTCGGAAGGGATCGAGGTCAACCTGTTCAGGCTCCCCGACGCGGACATCGGTGACATCGCCAGGGAGCTCGTGGACTCGCGGGGCATCGTCCTCGGCACGCCCACCGTCCTTGGCGGGATGCACCCCGTTGCGCTCTACGCCACCCATCTCGTGAAGGCGCTGAGGCCGCTCCTTCTTGAGGTTCAGCGTGTTGACTTCTTCGAGACGGATGTCTTCAGGCAGAATCGATTCGTTGATTTCCCCAATCGAGGGTTGATAGACCCTGAATTGGATGCCATCCGATACCATTGCGATATACCGAACCCTCGGTTCCCCCTCCGTCCAAAGAACCGCTAG
- a CDS encoding KamA family radical SAM protein has translation MLGTKRDRVRYFKSLEDIPELSEDERDELEPVARIYPFRSNDYYLSLIDWDDPNDPIKRIVIPCLDELDNGGTLDPSNEKSNYVAKGVQHKYSPTALFLISKVCGGICRFCFRKRLFAASRKEASLDISEGLEYIGQHDEIDNVLLSGGDPLILSTKRLERILASFRRIPHVKTLRIGTKMPAHNPYRIIRDPMLLRVLSEHSNPQRRIYIMTQFNHPRELTRQAMRAIALLQDSGVLLANQTPLIRGVNDDPDVISELFNRLSHSGVTPYYLFQCRPTRGNRCFSVPMEEGYGIFEEAKRTMSGLAKRARYVMSHTTGKVEILGLDEDSIYLKYHQARDPEDVGGFFSAPRAKDALWLDDLELEELGTFDEVQQLAEMES, from the coding sequence ATACTTGGGACAAAGAGAGATAGAGTTCGGTACTTCAAGTCACTGGAGGATATCCCTGAACTCTCAGAGGATGAAAGGGACGAGCTCGAGCCAGTGGCAAGAATCTATCCCTTCCGGTCCAACGACTATTACCTCAGCCTGATAGACTGGGATGATCCGAACGATCCCATCAAGAGAATCGTGATCCCCTGCTTGGACGAACTCGACAACGGGGGAACCCTCGACCCGAGCAACGAGAAGAGCAACTACGTCGCCAAGGGGGTGCAACACAAGTACTCACCGACGGCGTTATTCCTCATCAGCAAGGTGTGTGGCGGCATCTGCCGCTTCTGCTTTAGAAAGAGGCTCTTCGCCGCCTCAAGAAAGGAGGCGAGTCTGGACATCTCCGAGGGTCTCGAGTACATCGGTCAGCATGATGAAATCGATAATGTGCTGCTCTCGGGCGGCGATCCGCTGATCCTGAGCACCAAGCGACTGGAGCGCATACTCGCGAGCTTCCGCCGCATACCCCACGTGAAGACGCTTCGAATCGGAACGAAGATGCCCGCTCACAATCCATACAGAATAATCCGGGACCCGATGTTGCTCAGGGTGCTCAGTGAGCACAGCAATCCCCAGAGAAGGATCTACATCATGACCCAGTTCAACCACCCGAGGGAGCTGACACGTCAGGCGATGAGAGCGATCGCCCTGCTACAGGACTCGGGCGTCCTGCTCGCCAACCAGACGCCCCTGATACGAGGTGTGAATGACGACCCCGACGTCATCTCCGAGCTCTTCAATCGGCTTAGCCATTCTGGCGTCACACCCTACTACCTCTTCCAGTGCCGGCCGACCAGGGGTAACAGATGCTTCTCCGTGCCGATGGAAGAGGGCTACGGCATCTTCGAGGAGGCCAAGAGGACCATGAGTGGTCTCGCCAAGCGGGCCAGATACGTGATGTCTCACACAACGGGCAAGGTGGAGATCCTGGGATTGGATGAGGATTCCATCTACCTCAAATACCACCAGGCGAGGGACCCTGAGGACGTAGGCGGGTTCTTCTCCGCGCCGAGAGCAAAGGACGCCCTGTGGTTGGACGACCTCGAACTGGAAGAGCTCGGTACCTTTGATGAAGTGCAACAGCTCGCAGAGATGGAGAGCTGA
- a CDS encoding CoB--CoM heterodisulfide reductase iron-sulfur subunit A family protein yields the protein MNIGVFVCGCSGNISKHIDTGKVAKEAETLDDVSFVDNQAHLCALAGREYFQKAIKEHELDRLVIVACSPKLHEDTFRGWASEAGVNPYRVEMVNAREHIAWVHDDKRKATEAAIAVMRGTVAKARLIEPLKPKRVPVEQSCLVIGGGVAGIQAALDVADNGFKVYLLDKEPSIGGKMAQLDKTFPTLDCSACILTPKMVDAARHENIELVTYADVKDVQGHVGDFTVRVLLKPRYIDMDKCVGCGVCAEECRMAGRIDSEFDMNLGKRGAAYIPFPQAVPLKFLIDPETCLMLTKGKCGKSPKCVDACAREAINFEDVEKEIDLHVGTIILSTGYDFYDASQKPNLGLEHEGVITGMVFERLVNASGPTGGEFLINDKKPKKAAFIQCVGSRDDSKGISYCSKICCMYTAKQAHMIHEKMHGGEVVVYYADMRAYGKGFEEFFNRVRAEGVDYRRRELDEDILVAMKKGGLVVKAKWHPKYECDLVVLCNGAVPTADSEFLSNILNVKRSEDGFFQEQHPALHPVDTNEPGIFLAGCVQGPKDIPDSVAQASGAAARANRILGAKEIWIDPTIAYVDTDRCRWCGKCADACEFRAIEIVQTNGVRAAKVNDVLCRGCGACVVVCPTNAMDIREYSNDQMGAVLDAAAKWRS from the coding sequence GTGAACATCGGCGTATTCGTCTGCGGCTGCAGCGGGAACATCTCCAAGCACATAGACACCGGCAAGGTGGCCAAGGAGGCCGAGACCCTCGATGACGTTTCATTCGTTGACAACCAGGCCCACCTCTGCGCTCTGGCGGGGAGGGAGTACTTCCAGAAGGCAATCAAGGAGCACGAGCTCGACCGGCTGGTCATAGTCGCCTGCTCGCCGAAGCTGCACGAGGACACGTTCCGCGGCTGGGCGTCCGAGGCCGGGGTGAATCCCTACCGCGTGGAGATGGTCAACGCCCGCGAGCACATCGCCTGGGTTCACGACGACAAGAGGAAGGCGACCGAGGCGGCGATCGCGGTCATGCGCGGGACGGTGGCGAAGGCCCGCTTGATCGAACCGCTCAAGCCGAAGAGGGTGCCCGTGGAACAGTCCTGCCTCGTAATCGGGGGCGGCGTGGCGGGGATCCAGGCGGCGCTCGACGTCGCGGACAACGGCTTCAAGGTCTACCTGCTGGACAAGGAGCCCAGCATCGGTGGCAAGATGGCGCAGCTGGACAAGACCTTCCCGACGCTGGACTGCTCGGCATGCATACTCACGCCCAAGATGGTGGACGCCGCCAGACACGAGAACATCGAGCTTGTCACGTACGCGGACGTCAAGGACGTGCAGGGCCATGTGGGTGACTTCACCGTGCGCGTGCTGCTGAAGCCGCGATACATAGACATGGACAAGTGCGTCGGCTGCGGCGTCTGCGCCGAGGAGTGCAGGATGGCGGGCCGCATTGACAGCGAGTTTGACATGAACCTCGGCAAGCGGGGGGCGGCGTACATACCCTTCCCCCAGGCGGTCCCGCTCAAGTTCCTCATCGACCCGGAGACCTGCCTTATGCTCACGAAGGGCAAGTGCGGCAAGTCGCCGAAGTGCGTCGATGCCTGCGCCCGCGAGGCGATAAACTTCGAGGACGTGGAGAAGGAGATAGACCTGCACGTAGGAACGATAATCCTCTCGACGGGCTACGACTTCTACGACGCCTCTCAGAAGCCCAACCTGGGGCTGGAGCACGAGGGCGTGATTACGGGAATGGTCTTCGAGCGCCTCGTCAACGCCAGCGGGCCGACGGGCGGGGAGTTCCTCATCAACGACAAGAAGCCCAAGAAGGCCGCCTTCATCCAGTGCGTCGGGTCGCGCGACGATTCCAAGGGCATATCCTATTGCTCGAAAATCTGCTGCATGTACACGGCCAAGCAGGCCCACATGATCCACGAGAAGATGCACGGCGGCGAGGTCGTCGTCTACTACGCCGACATGCGCGCGTACGGCAAGGGCTTCGAGGAGTTCTTCAACCGCGTGCGTGCCGAGGGCGTGGACTACCGCCGGCGGGAGCTGGACGAGGACATTCTCGTGGCGATGAAGAAAGGCGGGCTCGTGGTGAAGGCGAAGTGGCATCCGAAGTACGAGTGCGACCTGGTCGTGCTGTGCAACGGCGCGGTCCCGACCGCCGATTCAGAATTCCTATCCAACATACTCAACGTGAAGCGGAGCGAGGACGGCTTCTTCCAGGAGCAGCACCCCGCCCTGCATCCGGTGGACACGAACGAGCCAGGCATCTTTCTGGCGGGCTGCGTACAGGGGCCCAAGGACATCCCGGACTCAGTCGCTCAGGCGAGCGGGGCGGCCGCCAGGGCGAATCGCATCCTGGGCGCGAAGGAGATCTGGATCGACCCCACTATTGCGTACGTGGACACGGACCGTTGCCGATGGTGCGGTAAATGCGCTGACGCCTGCGAGTTCCGTGCCATCGAGATAGTGCAGACGAACGGCGTGCGGGCCGCGAAAGTCAATGACGTCCTGTGCAGGGGCTGCGGCGCCTGCGTGGTGGTCTGCCCGACGAACGCGATGGACATCCGCGAGTATTCGAACGATCAGATGGGCGCCGTCCTGGACGCCGCCGCGAAATGGAGGTCCTAG
- a CDS encoding hydrogenase iron-sulfur subunit codes for MAFEPKILAFTCDYCAYSGTDLAGISRAKYPFDVRIVRVMCSGRVDPGMIFRAFEHGVDGVLVAGCHKGDCNYLYGSEKAEEKIGAARELAEALGLGEDRIRLEWFSASEGRKFTETIKDFAKELKRLGPNAAGAVR; via the coding sequence ATGGCGTTCGAACCGAAGATACTGGCGTTCACGTGCGATTACTGCGCCTACTCGGGCACGGACCTGGCGGGCATCTCCAGGGCGAAGTACCCCTTCGACGTGCGAATCGTACGCGTCATGTGCTCCGGGCGGGTGGACCCGGGCATGATATTCCGTGCCTTCGAGCACGGGGTGGATGGCGTGCTCGTGGCGGGCTGTCACAAGGGAGACTGCAACTACCTCTACGGGAGCGAGAAGGCCGAGGAGAAGATAGGCGCCGCCAGGGAGCTGGCCGAGGCGCTAGGACTGGGAGAGGACCGCATCCGCCTGGAGTGGTTCTCAGCATCCGAGGGCAGGAAGTTCACGGAGACGATCAAGGACTTCGCGAAGGAGCTCAAGAGGCTGGGGCCGAACGCGGCGGGGGCGGTGAGATGA